A single region of the Acidimicrobiales bacterium genome encodes:
- a CDS encoding class I SAM-dependent methyltransferase produces the protein MTIAPTVLEVLAGLEERSRRERPELDALNAQGAGATRAAAPRLMLDVGPDVGRLLNLTARLLGARRILEIGGSTGYSTVWLAEAAAATGGLVTSVELDPEKSKEQRRHLEAAGLLDHVELLVGDAHELCADLEPGVDLVLIDHWKDVYVREFDLVWPKVRTGGVVVADNILQPEATIAQMQAYVAHVRAAQGALSYTIDVGDGVEMTLRTEPAGG, from the coding sequence GTGACCATCGCACCGACGGTGCTGGAGGTGCTCGCCGGGCTCGAGGAGCGCTCCCGGCGGGAGCGCCCCGAGCTCGACGCGCTGAACGCCCAGGGGGCGGGCGCCACGCGCGCCGCCGCGCCCCGCCTGATGCTCGACGTCGGCCCCGACGTCGGCCGCCTCCTGAACCTGACGGCCCGCCTCCTCGGCGCCCGCCGCATCCTGGAGATCGGCGGGTCGACGGGCTACTCGACCGTGTGGCTGGCCGAGGCGGCCGCCGCCACCGGCGGGCTCGTCACCTCGGTCGAGCTCGACCCGGAGAAGTCCAAGGAGCAGCGCCGCCACCTCGAGGCGGCCGGCCTGCTCGACCACGTCGAGCTCCTCGTGGGCGACGCCCACGAGCTGTGCGCCGACCTCGAGCCGGGCGTCGACCTCGTGCTCATCGACCACTGGAAGGACGTGTACGTCCGGGAGTTCGACCTGGTGTGGCCGAAGGTGCGCACCGGTGGCGTGGTCGTGGCCGACAACATCCTCCAGCCCGAGGCGACCATCGCCCAGATGCAGGCCTACGTGGCCCACGTGCGGGCGGCGCAGGGCGCGCTGTCCTACACGATCGACGTGGGCGACGGCGTGGAGATGACCCTTCGGACCGAGCCGGCGGGAGGCTGA